In Camelina sativa cultivar DH55 chromosome 16, Cs, whole genome shotgun sequence, a single window of DNA contains:
- the LOC104751844 gene encoding stress enhanced protein 2, chloroplastic translates to MAMAIRAIRYQLPSPPRSLVTTTRRESSQPVKQIQIQQRPRGGDLAENGKIVLQPRLCTLRSYGSDMVVAKKDGGDGGGGSGSDVELASASPFFETLTDYIESSKKSQDFETISGRLAMIVFAVTVTEEIVTGNSLFKKLDVEGLSEAIGAGLGAMGCAAIFAWLTISRNRVERIFTVSCNSFIDSLVDQIVDGLFYDTKPSDWSDDL, encoded by the exons ATGGCTATGGCTATACGCGCGATTCGTTACCAGTTACCGTCTCCCCCGAGATCTCTGGTTACTACTACTAGACGCGAATCATCGCAACCAGTTAAGCAGATTCAGATCCAGCAACGACCTAGAGGAGGCGATTTGGCCGAGAACGGTAAGATCGTTCTTCAACCGAGGCTTTGCACGTTGAGATCTTATGGATCTGATATGGTCGTCGCTAAAAAAGACGGCGgagatggtggaggaggatcAGGATCTGACGTTGAGTTAGCATCAGCTTCTCCGTTTTTTGAGACGCTTACTGATTACATTGAGAGTTCGAAGAAGAGTCAGGACTTTGAAACCATCTCTGGAAGACTCGCCATG aTTGTGTTTGCGGTGACGGTGACGGAGGAGATTGTTACGGGGAACTCTCTGTTTAAGAAACTTGATGTGGAAGGATTGAGTGAAGCTATTGGAGCTGGTCTTGGAGCTATGGGTTGCGCTGCGATTTTCGCGTGGTTGACGATTTCTCGGAACAGAGTGGAACGGATCTTTACTGTGAGCTGCAACTCCTTCATTGACTCGTTGGTTGATCAGATCGTCGATGGGTTGTTCTACGACACTAAGCCTAGTGATTGGTCTGATGATCTTTGA
- the LOC104753924 gene encoding protein MIZU-KUSSEI 1-like → SPSPSPSPAPRQHVTLLEPSHQNKKKSKKVFRVFRSVFRSFPIITPAACKIPVLPGGSLPDQHRSGSSGSRVTGTLFGYRKGRVSLSIQESPRCLPSLVVELAMQTMGLQKELSGGMVRIALETEKRADKEKIKIMDEPLWTMFCNGKKTGYGVKRDATEEDLNVMELLRPVSMGAGVLPGNSEVEGPDSEMAYMRAYFERVVGSKDSETFYMLSPEGNNGPELSIFFVRV, encoded by the coding sequence TCACCGTCCCCATCTCCATCTCCGGCGCCACGTCAGCACGTCACGTTACTCGAACCATctcaccaaaacaagaaaaaaagcaagaaagTCTTTCGAGTCTTCCGTTCCGTTTTCCGTTCATTTCCGATCATCACACCGGCGGCTTGCAAAATCCCGGTCCTCCCAGGCGGTAGCTTACCCGACCAGCACAGAAGCGGGTCTAGCGGTTCGAGAGTTACCGGAACCTTATTTGGATACCGTAAAGGCCGTGTAAGCCTCTCGATTCAAGAAAGCCCTAGATGTTTACCATCTCTCGTCGTCGAGCTAGCGATGCAAACAATGGGGCTACAAAAAGAACTTAGCGGAGGAATGGTTAGGATCGCTTTAGAGACGGAGAAACGAGCTGACAAGGAAAAGATCAAGATCATGGACGAGCCATTATGGACAATGTTTTGTAACGGTAAGAAAACGGGGTACGGTGTGAAACGTGACGCGACGGAGGAGGATCTCAACGTTATGGAGTTGTTAAGACCGGTTTCGATGGGTGCGGGAGTTTTGCCAGGGAACTCGGAGGTCGAAGGACCAGACTCGGAGATGGCTTACATGAGGGCTTACTTCGAAAGAGTCGTTGGGTCTAAAGATTCAGAGACATTTTATATGTTGAGTCCCGAAGGGAATAATGGACCCGAACTTAGTATATTCTTCGTAAGAGTATGA
- the LOC104751847 gene encoding elicitor peptide 6-like — MEVNGEEERRSRSEDEEKEDYYSLLNFPCSTCHKVVQAILKCLGLDSSSIPPHSSSSSSSSPSLVEEEDTGTDELVEETGFMARITGVLRRRPRPPYSSGRPGQNN, encoded by the exons atggaagttaatggagaagaagagagaagaagtagaagtgaagatgaagaaaaagaagattactACTCGCTTCTCAACTTTCCATGTTCTACTTGTCACAAAGTTGTTCAAGCCATATTGAAGTGCCTTGGTCTTGATTCATCATCAATACCACCacactcatcatcatcttcatcatcatcaccatcactagtagaagaagaagacacaggAACTGATGAACTC GTAGAAGAAACAGGATTTATGGCGAGGATCACAGGAGTGTTAAGAAGGAGACCAAGACCACCTTACAGCTCAGGACGACCTGGTCAAAACAATTGA
- the LOC104751849 gene encoding E3 ubiquitin-protein ligase RKP codes for MAEDSLRVGMIPSSGLAVLLNGDDAIDHNSSKARIVPHFDYSGHRPLERTIEFLFGLPEKSVGPLDGQVDSSLIRAVIKNQFSKLRGELDVVSASQREGISVIHHGVGPPVVGLEEYSICGDIRIVKPPLVLESLALFSSARANACIWKGKWMYEVALDTSGILQIGWATLACPFTDQKGVGDADDSYAFDGRRVSKWNKEAEPYGQSWVAGDVIGCCIDLNDDEISFYRNGVCLGAAFTGIRKLGPGFGYYPAISLSQGERCELNFGAYPFKYPVKGFQPLQEAPPRSSFATELLRCFSRLLDRPDRSLADTLSRLRRFASVEELFCPVSRAICDEFFYILEQDPLLPEYLGRGAFLSFLLEIFRTQAPHDCLSLDRVLDVLLEFSQSQLIFEHVVNALACGCKTATLILTECPYSGPYPYLALACHLLKREELMVQWWRSLQFEFLFEGFLSCRNSNKHDLQQLMPVVWWPGSSENISYETSMGFTVSALSEAINKIEEKQRSLCLLVIQFIPPVSPPQLPGSAFRGFLQNLLLKNRGADRNLAPSGVTRNSVLVSLFSVILHFLSEGFTMLKSSEAAHHNIGFLHRGRQQKFPLSLFLKNDPHRADITRLGGLFSHISKSYPTDDQEEEVMRWEEGCMDDEKNRVTHATEQKPCCCLAYDTDLTNSLKGRGKNTAKSSRGQCSSIPERSSHVAAECSAASFSEEIEDKPSTSNQSDPDFGYRPVRFSRTALQESRISSAILSEEELLDSLLLLYHIAVAPNFKQASYYMSHQSQSISLLEETDKQIRERASSDQLKRLKEARNNYKEDVMDCVRHSAWFRISLFSRWKQRGMYALCMWVVQLLLVFSKMDSVFVYIPEYYLESLVDCFHVLRKSDPPFVPSTIFIKQGLSSFITFVVTHFNDSRISNTDLRDLLLQSISVLVQYKEYLEAFENNEAATRHMPAALLSAFDNRSWIPVTNIFLRLCKGSGFSSLKNGESSFSSTVFQALLRDACVNDGELLSTFLNRLFNTLSWTITEFSVSVREMQEKYQVVEFQQRKCCVIFEISSNLARVLEFCTHAIPQAFLSGTDTNLRRLTELILFILNHMTSAVDDEFFDLSLRRQGQPSEKISRGILLAPLVGIILNLLEASEDSKQKQQHDVIGLFASMECPDTVYYGFQYLLEYNWDGCVSGDDAYVKKLGQLENFLSHLIDRAPSQEPERKEESFNKDTTDIEDNTCCICYAGEANAMIAPCSHRSCYGCITRHLLNCQRCFFCNATVIDVIRDNEE; via the exons ATGGCTGAAGACAGCCTACGGGTTGGTATGATTCCTTCTTCTGGTTTGGCTGTTTTACTCAATGGTGATGATGCTATAGATCATAATTCGTCGAAAGCTCGTATTGTTCCGCATTTTGATTATTCTGGTCACCGTCCTTTAGAACGGACTATCGAATTCTTGTTTGGTCTACCAGAAAAGTCTGTTGGTCCCTTGGATGGTCAAGTAGATAGTAGCTTGATTAGAGCCGTTATTAAGAATCAGTTCTCCAAGCTTCGTGGTGAGTTGGATGTTGTTTCAGCTAGTCAGAGAGAAGGAATCAGTGTGATTCATCATGGTGTTGGACCTCCCGTTGTTGGCTTAGAGGAGTATAGCATTTGTGGTGATATCAGGATTGTTAAACCGCCTCTTGTTTTGGAGAGCTTAGCACTCTTTAGCAGCGCCAGGGCTAATGCTTGTATCTGGAAAGGGAAATGGATGTATGAAGTTGCTTTAGACACTTCGGGAATTCTACAAATTGGATGGGCAACACTTGCTTGTCCTTTCACAGACCAGAAAGGTGTGGGTGATGCTGATGATTCTTATGCTTTTGATGGTAGAAGGGTAAGCAAATGGAACAAGGAAGCTGAACCTTATGGGCAATCATGGGTAGCTGGGGATGTCATTGGTTGCTGCATAGATTTGAATGATGATGAGATATCCTTCTACAGGAATGGTGTCTGCCTTGGGGCTGCATTTACTGGTATCAGAAAACTTGGACCTGGATTCGGGTATTACCCTGCTATTTCTCTCTCCCAAGGTGAGAGATGCGAGTTAAATTTTGGTGCTTACCCGTTTAAGTACCCTGTTAAAGGTTTCCAACCTCTTCAAGAAGCCCCACCTCGAAGTTCGTTTGCAACAGAACTGCTACGATGCTTCTCAAGACTTCTTGATAGGCCGGACCGCTCGTTGGCTGATACATTAAGTAGGCTCAGGAGGTTTGCCTCGGTCGAAGAACTGTTTTGCCCTGTTTCCCGTGCCATATGTGATGAGTTCTTCTACATACTTGAGCAAGACCCTTTGTTGCCCGAGTACTTAGGACGGGGAGCATTTCTGTCATTCCTCTTGGAGATTTTCAGAACTCAAGCACCCCATGATTGTTTAAGTTTAGACAGAGTTCTAGATGTACTTCTTGAGTTCTCACAATCTCAGTTGATCTTTGAGCATGTAGTAAACGCTCTTGCTTGTGGCTGCAAAACAGCGACGTTGATTCTAACCGAATGTCCATACTCAGGACCGTACCCTTATCTTGCTCTGGCTTGTCATTTGTTAAAACGGGAAGAATTGATGGTACAATGGTGGAGATCTTTGCAATTCGAGTTTTTGTTTGAAGGTTTCTTGTCATGCAGGAATTCCAACAAACATGACTTACAGCAGTTAATGCCTGTTGTTTGGTGGCCTGGATCCTCTGAAAATATATCCTATGAGACTAGCATGGGATTTACGGTCTCTGCTCTCTCTGAAGCCATTAACAAG ATTGAGGAGAAGCAGAGGAGCCTCTGTCTCTTGGTCATACAATTCATACCACCCGTATCACCACCACAGCTTCCTGGTTCAGCATTTAGGGGGTTCCTTCAGAACCTTTTATTAAAGAACAGAGGCGCAGACAGGAATCTGGCCCCTTCTGGAGTTACACGCAATTCGGTTCTTGTCTCTCTGTTCTCAGTTATTCTCCATTTTTTGTCGGAAGGTTTCACAATGCTAAAGAGTAGTGAAGCCGCTCATCACAATATTGGTTTTCTTCACAGAGGTCGTCAGCAGAAGTTTCCATTGAGtttgtttcttaaaaatgaTCCACATCGAGCTGATATCACTAGGcttggcgggctgtttagtcaTATATCAAAGTCTTACCCCAcagatgatcaagaagaagaagtaatgcGGTGGGAAGAAGGTTGTATGGATGATGAAAAGAATAGAGTAACTCACGCTACTGAGCAGAAGCCATGCTGTTGCTTAGCCTATGATACTGATCTTACTAATTCCTTGAAGGGTCGAGGAAAAAATACTGCTAAAAGTTCTCGTGGTCAATGCAGCTCCATTCCTGAGAGATCCTCTCATGTTGCTGCAGAATGTAGTGCTGCAAGTTTCAGTGAAGAAATAGAGGACAAACCTAGCACAAGTAATCAGTCTGACCCTGACTTTGGTTATCGTCCAGTAAGATTTTCTCGAACTGCACTACAAGAGAGTAGAATCTCGTCTGCTATACTAAGCGAAGAAGAACTATTGGATTCTCTATTGCTATTATACCATATTGCTGTCGCTCCAAATTTTAAGCAG GCATCGTATTACATGTCTCACCAATCGCAATCAATATCACTTCTAGAAGAAACGGATAAACAGATAAGAGAACGGGCTTCAAGTGACCAATTAAAACGCTTAAAGGAAGCTCGCAACAACTATAAGGAAGACGTGATGGATTGTGTTAGACATTCCGCATG GTTCCGCATCTCATTGTTCTCTCGTTGGAAGCAAAGAGGAATGTATGCATTGTGCATGTGGGTTGTACAGCTACTTTTGGTTTTCAGCAAAATGGATTCTGTATTCGTTTACATTCCAGAGTACTACCTTGAATCTTTG GTAGACTGTTTCCATGTGCTTCGCAAGAGCGATCCTCCGTTTGTCCCATCAACGATATTTATCAAACAAGGACTTTCATCATTT ATCACTTTTGTAGTTACTCACTTCAACGATTCGAGGATATCGAACACAGATCTTAGAGATCTACTTCTTCAGTCAATATCCGTCCTGGTACAGTACAAGGAGTACTTAGAAGCTTTTGAGAACAACGAGGCAGCGACCCGACACATGCCTGCAGCTCTACTTTCAGCGTTTGACAACAGGTCTTGGATCCCTGTCACAAATATATTTCTTCGTCTTTGCAAAGGTTCTGGGTTTAGTTCTTTAAAGAACGGGGAGTCTTCGTTTTCATCTACTGTTTTCCAG GCACTTCTACGAGATGCTTGTGTCAATGATGGTGAATTACTCTCTACTTTTCTTAACCGGCTATTCAACACACTGAGCTGGACCATCACTGAATTTTCTGTCTCGGTTAGAGAAATGCAAGAAAAGTATCAG GTAGTGGAGTTTCAGCAAAGGAAATGTTGTGTGATATTCGAGATTTCAAGCAATCTCGCAAGGGTCTTAGAGTTCTGCACTCACGCAATACCGCAGGCATTTCTTTCCGGGACTGACACGAATCTTCGTAGGCTCACTGAGTTGATTCTCTTCATCTTGAATCACATGACCTCAGCAGTAGATGACGAGTTCTTTGATTT GTCACTTAGACGGCAAGGGCAACCTTCAGAGAAAATTAGCCGAGGGATCTTATTAGCTCCTTTGGTTGGTATAATCTTGAATCTCTTGGAGGCTAGTGAAGACTCAAAACAGAAGCAACAACATGATGTAATTGGTCTTTTTGCAAGCATGGAGTGCCCCGATACAGTCTATTATGGGTTTCAATATCTCTTGGAATATAATTGG GACGGTTGTGTAAGCGGGGATGATGCCTATGTAAAAAAACTTGGACAACTTGAGAATTTCTTGAGCCATCTCATAGACAGGGCTCCGTCGCAAGAAcctgaaagaaaagaagagtcatTCAACAAAGACACGACGGATATAGAAGACAACACTTGCTGTATCTGCTACGCGGGCGAGGCTAACGCCATGATTGCTCCGTGTTCACATCGATCATGTTATGGCTGCATAACTAGGCATCTTCTCAATTGTCAGAGATGTTTTTTCTGCAATGCTACAGTTATTGACGTTATAAGAGATAACGAAGAATAA
- the LOC104753925 gene encoding F-box/kelch-repeat protein At2g22030-like, producing the protein MSTSSSITNQPEPQREQENAHRASLSSFVSRLITGLLGCFLLPCRRALSFISGNPKLLPTDDQSSSSSFSSLPNDIVLNCLARVSRRYYPTISCVSKRFRSLVRSPELADMLSLVSRDNLIFYFSFLESHEILIKNFHWFTLNPNEKKTSGITLNSVEVLSQEMLCSSSVSIGYKIYFVGGSTLNPSSGLWIFDSWSGQLCEGPRMKLARSTPGVAVVDEKLYVMGGCCEDEIQVEVFDTNSQTWDIGPCGEGLMRPSRRMNVKEAVALEGKVYGMMSFTDGNHIIYDTKDGRCETFKMVTEEAFWRRGALCVINSVIYVYDSNLGIMWFDSKDKVWREVKGFGTLDKMNLMVGMVDCNGKLGFLWGGPPVGSMVDGNRGFWCAIIALDRSGVEIHAKVERSHLVGSVPNYYEFWSCLSVSY; encoded by the coding sequence ATGTCTACCTCCAGCTCCATCACCAACCAGCCAGAGCCACAGCGAGAGCAAGAGAATGCTCATCGAGCGTCGTTATCATCATTTGTAAGTAGACTCATAACAGGTTTACTTGGCTGTTTTCTCCTCCCATGTAGACGAGCTCTTAGCTTCATCAGTGGTAACCCTAAGCTCTTACCCACCGATGATCAATCTTCTTCGTCCTCGTTTTCATCATTACCTAATGATATAGTTTTGAACTGCTTAGCTCGTGTCTCTAGACGCTACTACCCAACCATCTCTTGTGTTTCCAAACGCTTCCGTTCCCTTGTGCGTTCTCCTGAGCTTGCAGATATGCTATCCTTAGTGAGCAGAGAtaatctcatcttttatttctcCTTCTTGGAATCTCATGAGATTCTTATTAAGAACTTTCATTGGTTCACTTTGAACCCAAACGAGAAGAAAACAAGTGGGATCACTCTCAACTCAGTTGAGGTTCTTTCTCAAGAGATGCTGTGTTCTTCATCCGTGTCGATAGGTTACAAGATCTACTTTGTTGGAGGATCCACTTTAAATCCTTCGTCGGGCCTATGGATCTTCGATTCCTGGTCCGGCCAGTTGTGTGAGGGTCCTCGAATGAAACTAGCTCGCAGCACACCAGGCGTGGCAGTAGTTGATGAGAAACTATACGTAATGGGAGGGTGTTGTGAAGACGAAATCCAAGTGGAGGTTTTCGACACAAATTCTCAAACTTGGGACATTGGACCATGCGGAGAAGGACTAATGAGGCCGTCTAGAAGGATGAATGTGAAAGAAGCTGTGGCTCTGGAAGGGAAGGTTTATGGTATGATGAGTTTTACAGATGGGAATCACATCATCTACGATACAAAAGATGGTAGATGTGAGACTTTTAAGATGGTAACTGAAGAAGCATTTTGGAGGAGAGGTGCATTGTGTGTGATAAACAGTGTGATATATGTTTATGACAGTAATCTTGGGATAATGTGGTTTGACTCTAAAGATAAGGTATGGAGAGAGGTTAAAGGTTTTGGTACGCTTGATAAAATGAATCTCATGGTTGGAATGGTGGATTGCAATGGAAAACTCGGGTTTCTGTGGGGTGGACCGCCGGTTGGTAGCATGGTCGATGGTAATAGAGGGTTTTGGTGTGCAATCATTGCGTTGGATAGGAGTGGAGTTGAGATCCATGCAAAGGTCGAGAGGTCTCATCTAGTTGGATCTGTCCCTAACTACTATGAATTTTGGAGTTGTCTAAGTGTTTCTTACTAA